AGAAtaacatattttattatttctctcCCTTTCATTCACCCTACtcaaaatattatattatttatctcTCTTTCATGATCTCtacttaaatatttttttttaaaaaatacaatCTCTGAAATGTATCATTATTATGGTCttattattgattttctttaataaaaaaattaagtatTTCCCCATTTACACTATTCAAATGTATCACGAAGTAATAATTTTACATTAACGTCTGAAACTACGTGAACGTTCAAACAATGCATTAAAAAAATCCGAAGGTGTTTTAAGACAATGAGAGAACAATAATATACTCaccctttttctttttgtttgctcATTTGCAGAACATATTACCCAATACTTATGAAACCACAATTTTAATCCCACATAAAATAcatttgacccattacttttatATTTTCTCAATTCTATACAACCAAATCTTAATAAAACGCTATTTATACATGAGACAAACAATTAAGAAAAAATGGAGTACTATCATACATTCATACTatgtaataaataattatatatAGCACACCCTTGAGGAATGCCCAGTCACTTGCCAACACGCCACACAATTAGAAATGCAGTAGTGCAAAATTGATATTCTCCACATGATCGATCGAGTACTAATTTGATATTCTTGATCTCATTGCGTACCTATAATAATGTCTtacaataataaaattaattattttaattagtaTGTCGACAAACCCtggattattaatattataatcaaagaattgaaaacccatttgcaaTAATATATAAGCTAGGACTCTCAATTTGAATGATGCATGAACAACTACCATCACCAATTCACCATGCAACTCACCTCCAACCTCTCAGCAGCAGCCATGCAACTCGCACATACATCctccatcttcttcttcttcttctctctacTTCTCCTCCTTGGGTCAATCGCAACCGTCGAATCCACCACCTCACCCAATCCAAAAACCCCCCTTGATGACTTCATCAACAAAAGTTGCCAAGTGACCCTGTACCCAGACTTGTGTTACTCTTCCCTCTCCTCCTCCTACACCGGTGACCCGGATCTCGGGAAACTAACTTATGCTGCTATTAACATTAGCCATGCTGAAGCCATTCATGCAGCAGATTACGTCATGACATTGAGTAATAAAAAGACTTCCACCGGAGATGATGAGGCAATTTTGGATTGCGTAGAGCTGACGGAAGAAAGTGTACAGCAGGTTCGGAAGTCGCGGAATCAGATGGCGACGGTTCTGAGGAGTGGAAGTAGAGCTCAGAAGAAGGATGAGAGggagaagaggaagaggagGTTTGAGATGAGTAATGTGCAGACGTGGATGAGTGCGGCAATAACTGACCAAAATACTTGTATAGATGGGTTTAGCGACGACAAGGGTGGAAAAAAGGACGACGAGGAGGAGGAGGTGACTATGAAGGTCAGGATGGTGGTGAAGTTTATTAGTAACGCTTTGGCGTTGGTTAATAGTTTTGTGGATGCTACCCTTTAGGATGTAGTGTCTTGGGAATGGGATCGACTTGTTATATTCTTAGGGTGTCTAAGATTGATTCTTTTCATCTAGAGAGGTGATTTGTTACCCGTCTCACCCAATTATATATTGGCTCTCTTGTGTTGTTTATTTTTCGTCTCCGTCAAACATGTATGTCATGTTTACTTTCGTGTTGATATCACAACTAAACCAGACTAAGTTTTCTAAACGTCAAGTGGCTTGTAATTAAATTAGACAAAAATTACCCAATTCAACAAATTTTGGTACTAATACATAATATGTTAATACAAATAATGCAAATTAGTTGTATTGGTACTAATTAGTTGTGTATTGATATACCAATACTAAATTGATGGGTATTAAGTCCTTGCTTCTAATTTGAATACAAGCCATTTTTGACATACACTTCACCAATTCAGTATATACGCTCTAAGTATATGATCTTGTGCAACAGAGGTCAGAGAAGTAGAGAACAACCTTAAGATGCAAAATTATCAAACTTAAGTCAACAAGATCCAATGATCTTATCGATCGCGATAGTATAAGTTTTTACTAAATGTGTAAAATTACACCTAAAATCTTCTTACCAAAAGAGGGAGgtgttgttttagtataataAATCAGCCATCTACCTCAAAATTTGACATTGTCGTCGTCCGCCTCGTCAACTGCCGTGAACTTTTGGAATCCCGACCAACACGTACGTGTTTGTTTTTCACAATAGTGAGATTGTCCCTTTGCCTGAAGAATTTGCTGCCATTCtagatgtgagggggtcgaaaaagcgcgaggctaatgcatgacctcgtccctcgtgggtgtgacgcttctttttattcaatcaagtgtaattggatttcctgtgagtttacacccaattgactagtaatataggagtcgccattcagtttttaacgacaatgagaaaaactgacaaaacccggttatcgtgacatcaagggagtgcaattatgtttgaccacgacggccgtaggttcccttgtgatccctggtgtggggatctctcaacatacacccgcaaggtagagattgagggttcgggggactgtaactaccgagaggagtacttcgctcgtcgataactccagaggcaggatatccttactagctcagcataaataattgaaggcacatgcgttaactattaaactaatctgagttgattttagcaatatgcaacatataatactagatcgatcgtgattatctgatttaaatagcattaagggacctagcatgataatccaatttcccaaaaatattatatttgttaggcgtggtagaacaatcagatttagttagtttaacagttcataaaaagggcgaggaaagcaattaaatcatcgaaaagggacacattacgacgcacccttgagaggtgcgtcacggttctcagaaaactaaccactttgactttgctatttctcctttttatttaacgaatctcaaattatgggacaggatacgttctgttcgatttatggatcgattgcgacagaacgcgtgaacaatttcgcagcgtgaggcttaggctaagggttggagtcaatactcagaatatgaattgtgtgttgtgtgtctctttcacgtcgaatttggggctgtatttatagggaagagtttgtggaaagatagaattgcagagttctaatccacaaagaattaggaaaaaacacgtacccaggtattttcagcgcccagctctgggcgtcaaagatttcggcgcccagctctgggcgttgaaaataggacccatgcaatttaagcgcccagggctgggcattgaaattgatgtttgggctgttttcttagtcagattcgaattcctgaaatccgtagtgtttgagacttaatcgagtcttttagtgcgtatcaatttcatgacgaaatgcgtctgggcccgttacgaactctaggctcgttaggattttaattaatacgtaactcttatttccaaaccatattaggaataagattctcgcagttttctatctcatttaggatttatgttggagtgcaacacctaattctgacaggtttctatcttttatgacttgccacttttaacagctggccattacgacagttactatttttagcaggtttccataaatagcaggtttctataaatagcaggtttcgggtgaaatgaaaaggggaatagagattcgttattttataggagatgcgttgtcaagtggagatttatgttttcatcatcgaacctttccctttcgggaatggggacaaaagtaggtgtctacagttagcccccactttgactgagtcttggagtaagacgatggtcaaagtactagacggagtgcgtcacacaagccatggtgtatgtgacctgttttgcgagtgtctcacgagcccccgagtgataacatttgacttaagggtcatcacttgaaatgtcgacatatccctcacgtgtcattgggatttgtcaacggatagtatagaatactccctcaccttgtcattggaagtatctaaagaggcgtagaaactccctcactttgtcattgggagtagctacagatgttttcgaaatcaaagctataaagtgtaattgggcctggccaagcccaatcacgaggtaaaaatgtttttaaagattctcattttcagggctagctaaacgagaaaacccccttgtttttatgggacgtaaaacgaaggaaaatccagcacatcgctcttttttggaaaaaacggaaaaccaatccttttaatttttggaaaagggaaaaccagaaaaagttatcgctgcagcgactaaggacctgcgcggttagtggcgcagaccccgccggctaaagatggctaGCCTGTCCGCttagggtggacaccccgtccgatagaagtggacgaatctgtttttgaaatttgaaaataaggacctacgtggtttgcgccgtagaccccgccggctaaagatggcgagcctatccgctaagggtggacaccccgtccgatagaagtggacgaatctgttttgaaatttgtttgaaaataaggacctacgcggttcgtgacgtagaccccgccggctgaagatggcgagcctgtttttttgttttgaggatttttatttttcgaaaactgaggatctgcgcggctagtgacgcaaaccccgcccgctgaaggtgggcgagccctgtccgctaagggtggacgccccgctcgctggaggtgagcgaacctgaattcgtctttttgatttgggattcgcgtgccgcggtcttgcctgattgaggtggacaagtccctatttcattttttttttcttgtgatttctcttgagaatttcttttcattcatccttgcaggagcgaattctttcgagggatgctcggatttagttgcaacctgaatgtgggttgacaacgtgcttagacggaccattgtcttgtggtcatcttctttcatggttttgagctagtctttatggctcaatttttccattacctggatccttgattaggggactatgtataagtatcaacggcgacctttgtcttgaggtcgtaatccggttttattttttttgaggttatccaaacacgggacttcgtacagcgtagtctgggaatattgttttaactttgcatactctcttttgaaatatatattttctttcgagccaccaagcactcgtgcttggcgatcagttcttgtcaaagaggttctttggggatacgcattttgtaatgtccttgattgtgtttgggatcgtgctcgtaagtgcgagcgatcttcgtagtggtgtgatactcttgacaaagtcgtgaggtgcgactttcagtaaggaaatcgacaattttcaagtcgaatggatgcggcagggcccaataaaagttagggccttttttgagcctgggttcattttcggcgcccaggcctgggcgttaaaataattcacgcccaggtggggcgttgaaagttttgtttgggctggtcttttgatgacacagtcggcctcttgttcattcgtttatttcacttggaagttctatgtattctgttctcttttgttttttctttatttttagaacatgatgattttcttgagaagccgtagccgattggtggactacggtgcttgtcgctttggggcgattattttaaggaactgttgctctttaaggcgtacagttattgcaacagttgggcgagtctatatggcctgaggaacataccttgaggcgtaagatcttgatcgctcttgtatatatttttcttttgaacgcgttcgtgaatgttcgatacttagaatgatgatatgtatgtgcgaacgagcgttcatagaatggccgttgtgtgcggtccattaatcagtttgattgaatcattttttttgagcaatgactgattttgaatagtttgcttagaagcttgatagggttcagacccattcatgaagtgggctcaagcatcgtgcccttcttgatcgttcaaacatttgcttcgagatttttttattttgctatggttgtttcgtagcttggagcccccaagtatgcatgttgggatgcttccttttggcgtacgattttggtaggttcttttgagaaagatgccttggggttccgctcgtgtaggtgcgagctatcccttccgtggtaggtaatattttgctacctttaatccctaatgtagaagtcgtgtggcttgcatttgggcgataagtagtctttgcctcttttacacatgctctttggtcgtgcccgcattagtgcaatatgccttactctttttttagacttgtaccgtgggatggttgaacttatggcgcgacttaggcttgtgtggcctaacggcgtgtattagaacatttctccaggcaTTAgggtatcattattattttttgcattggagtacttcatcacgcgtTGTTCAGgtactcgaacaagtgtagcaccttctgcgtgggtttgcacggcttcgttcgatgcgaggattcataggtgtttctttctcttttttatatctgggcaaaatttgacaagcagaaagattcagcgcccaggctggggcgttaaagatattggcgcccagctctgggcgttgaaaataatttctgggtatatttttacagttcttatccttgatttttctttcgcttttgctttgaacgaggtagactgtgtaacgggcgcttgtagggcgagcgttatgtgcagtggtttggtcggagttttggtgactcgcgattttcagttacccttgatagtggggtgacttcatatattccaagtagtgctttagaatttgggaggggttgcagccattctaaggttcgttttacacgattaaagcttaggattgtgcccctatgacgtatgtatagcattagtgtcgagaatttgcgataaaatcgtcatttcgagcatttttagagtgtttttctcaagcccccaattgtagctacgggattggcttggtgctataatgctttgcatacgtctttatgcattcatggtgacatggatcatgaatagtttgaaccagactcgtttagtgcgaggtaagttcgagtagtgacctactacttctcttgtaaatgtcgtattatgcgacattgccatggtcaaggtagtaatatgtggaagtgtgccttgaccaaaagttaggtgtctttatttacccataatcatatttagaaatttttTTGACTCACTagcaacatcgggataaacgcatactaagattaaaccaacgactctttattatgttcgaagaagtctttgaaaattatttggaaattatttaaaattcgaaTCCCactgtgtacagtccgaggtgtcctaagtaagttgacttatagaagggttcgtacaggattacatgaatgaatcagaatactgttacgatttttggaatgctgtctaaggatttgctggaagccagggtgcgggcgtcaagatatacttgtgcccgtttggcatatgctttaggcttttaaggccatcatttccagaattgcgggaatataaaccgttttcaaattgacttagatttacttggtgtatgtctgcacaaaaggtcaaggtatacttagttctttccctagctctttcatttcaatttttggcccccagttgctgttatgtcttcccattaataatgctttcagatttcgattttagatgcccgtgtcatatttCTGAGTAGGATGAGCctcggttaagtgccaagtcctattgacaatgtcttattttttccaaaggggattagcaagcatttgaattaccatgaacgggtgccctgagttcgaaggaacgatggggtgatgccgtagaacaatcctctttattgcaagcttactgcctttactacttgacggcgactatgactgtgtctaggggtgaaagaaggtctttaagcgaacgactatgtctagtggtggaagaaggtctttaagtgagttagttcgctttagggagggtcaagtcgagtattttagaggttatggacgcttgcgctagcccccattcaattgaggcaaagcggtcttttgagtcttggctaagtgcctaggagtgtgagtgctccttctggcaagggtacgtgccctttattatttttcgatgtgtgctcattttggcatcttaacgacttggattctttctttgacttaaatttttctttcgacttggattgcaagtaattaaatttcaataagggactctatttcttattcttgttattctataggctctaacatttttgcaaattggttggaccgaatcatggattgcctacgtatccgccttaaatagatttaatttggaatcaggtcttgcgtagttcttagcctagaaaatggtttcttagaatgctgattttaagcaagtacgttctgaggtggaaccgtaatgtttgaaagaggatgagataagtgaagttcattattattttaatctgctgctttgccgtaagccaaaattttgttttattttttaagtacatgtattttcttttcatgtgttttttggtacgtatacctgaatacgtgttgtacccctccaagtgttcgttatttttccgtgcatgtgcggataaaatgacgagcacttctggacaaaatttggcaaacagagagattcagcgcccaggctagggcgctaaagatttcggcgcccagttgtaggcgctgaaaattatttctgggcggatctttttggtgtgctaaatgcttctttttcctttttagactaactttagaggcgctttgcaaagtttcttttttacattttttttattttacgttgagcgtagaatgtactcttcatttgtctcttttttatttgtgactcgagacggcttgaaagatgggttgaatgagataggataagttgtataagcattagtcgagcatgaggattacatcaaccaaggccaatgaatagcatggggatggcttaagggtatatcaacaggatgtatccaaacaagttatatggtcattatgctaatggtggtgtaagaccaagtttggactttggaaatgatgggcatgacgcacgtgtcaatggccgtgcgtggtttgcggttgataacaagttcaaaaacaagagttgaggtaatggtttcttgggttatggcaatgagaacatggatgggttaaatgagatgaacagggaccccagagcgaaggcgtctaagagcataaggattggaaagggtagacatcgtagaattttatgatttggattggttgactcaattcttttccttcgtttacttgggtagatttcgcactttgggaggtaggggctaagtatttcatggctcttttcgctctcccttttctctttctattttttttctttttgcttgggatttctccccaacataaatccttcaaaattttttatttgggctaaaaggtagatagttgtggtctttgagtcacgaggcgagactgagtgagcctcgtttggtaggcctatagtggacctttaattttagtgggcctagggtggacctttagctttagtaggcctagggtggaccttttaaattgtcttactttgcaagcgtatttagtcgtttcttaaaaggtgcaaatagcgtagattcaaaatgttgtttttaccttattgaaattcaacgaaagaattacatcgaaaatatttttgtttcttttcagattccagtttccgggatttaactggaagttgtgatttagactcaaactttcattaatctttctgattataacccgtgtatgaatacaaggagatggcctagactcaaaataatgacgtggcgtaagcctataatacttgaccaagcgactctcagacttaggctaattggaccataactttcgttggttgacactttagattttaacccttgggtgttcatttgtcatgcgccattttaatgttggcaaggtaatTAATTGGgtagatcgaatttttatttttgcaagactagaatcattagtgcggcttctctcttagtgtgtattgctttaccccaatggtagccttatggcatgccgatttgggtattttcatggtttgtcatgttgcattcatggaaaatcttttagtccgtacttaggagcacttcaaggagcgagtggctcgagaggactatgatagtcgtgacccaatgtgatcataagccttgaggccattaattttttgccaatggtattgataacttaggttcactttgggagtTGTGCGACTgcgggggaatgattttcagaatgtgactgtttccattttgcaaatactataatatattctttttattggtgagagagtattgtggccgtagactcttagcaagggatgacaattacatatgggtgcttattgatttaaatgttaggaagggagactcaatatggtttaaccttttaacttgcagaacgacaccaagtattagaaccgattctatggataagacaactaagacttaggatttaga
This genomic stretch from Spinacia oleracea cultivar Varoflay chromosome 3, BTI_SOV_V1, whole genome shotgun sequence harbors:
- the LOC110775356 gene encoding pectinesterase inhibitor 9-like, whose amino-acid sequence is MNNYHHQFTMQLTSNLSAAAMQLAHTSSIFFFFFSLLLLLGSIATVESTTSPNPKTPLDDFINKSCQVTLYPDLCYSSLSSSYTGDPDLGKLTYAAINISHAEAIHAADYVMTLSNKKTSTGDDEAILDCVELTEESVQQVRKSRNQMATVLRSGSRAQKKDEREKRKRRFEMSNVQTWMSAAITDQNTCIDGFSDDKGGKKDDEEEEVTMKVRMVVKFISNALALVNSFVDATL